The proteins below come from a single Triticum aestivum cultivar Chinese Spring chromosome 5D, IWGSC CS RefSeq v2.1, whole genome shotgun sequence genomic window:
- the LOC123121653 gene encoding myb-related protein 306, which produces MGRPPCCDKVGVKKGPWTPEEDLMLVSYIQEHGPGNWRAVPTNTGLMRCSKSCRLRWTNYLRPGIKRGNFTDQEEKLIVHLQALLGNRWAAIASYLPERTDNDIKNYWNTHLKKKLKKMQDAGGNDGGSEGAGAGGVGGGVTKAAAPKGQWERRLQTDIHTARQALRDALSLEPSQPAALAAPALPTPSPGSVTTYASSADNIARLLEGWMRPGSSSKGPEASGSTSSTTATTRQQPQCSWDGAASASASHSGGAAGAAAAQTPEGSTETSKLAGAGAGGAPPAFSMLENWLLDDGMGHGEAGLMDDVVPLGDPSEFF; this is translated from the exons ATGGGGAGGCCTCCGTGCTGCGACAAGGTGGGCGTCAAGAAGGGGCCGTGGACGCCGGAGGAGGACCTCATGCTCGTCTCCTACATCCAGGAGCACGGCCCCGGGAACTGGCGCGCCGTGCCGACAAACACCG GGCTGATGCGGTGCAGCAAGAGCTGCCGGCTTCGGTGGACCAACTACCTCCGGCCGGGGATCAAGCGCGGCAACTTCACCGACCAGGAAGAGAAGCTCATCGTCCACCTCCAGGCGCTCCTCGGCAACCG TTGGGCGGCGATAGCGTCCTACTTGCCCGAGAGGACGGACAACGACATCAAGAACTACTGGAACACCCACCtcaagaagaagctcaagaagatgcaGGACGCCGGAGGGAACGACGGCGGCTCGGAGGGCGCCGGCGCCGGGGGTGTCGGTGGTGGCGTCACGAAGGCGGCCGCTCCCAAAGGGCAGTGGGAGCGCCGGCTGCAGACGGACATCCACACTGCGCGGCAGGCCCTGCGCGACGCGCTCTCTCTAGAGCCCTCACAGCCCGCCGCGCTGGCGGCGCCGGCGCTGCCGACGCCTAGTCCGGGGTCGGTGACGACGTACGCGTCGAGCGCGGACAACATCGCGCGACTACTGGAGGGCTGGATGCGCCCCGGGAGCAGCAGCAAGGGGCCGGAGGCGTCGGGGTCGACGTCGTCCACTACGGCGACGACCCGCCAGCAGCCACAGTGCTCCTGGGACGGCGCGGCGTCCGCGTCGGCGAGTCACAGCGGCGGCGCGGCCGGGGCGGCAGCAGCGCAGACCCCCGAGGGCTCGACCGAGACGAGCAAGCTGGCCGGCGCCGGGGCCGGCGGCGCCCCGCCGGCGTTCTCCATGCTGGAGAACTGGCTTCTTGACGACGGCATGGGCCACGGCGAGGCGGGACTCATGGACGACGTGGTGCCACTAGGGGACCCCAGTGAGTTCTTCTAA